The Acidobacteriota bacterium genome includes a region encoding these proteins:
- a CDS encoding sodium:solute symporter: MSVLHTVDWLIILGYFLIIMALAWHVLRKRQETPTDYFLAGRHLGWLIVGASIFASNIGSEHLVGLAGSGATDGVAMAHYELHAWCLLVLGWVMVPFYMRSKVFTMPEFLEKRFSPASRTVLSLISLVAYVLTKIAVGIFAGGIVFSVLLPDINLFGLDSFWVGSILVIVFTGIYTILGGLRAVAYTEAMQTLVLVLGSVLVTIFGLKALGGWGELRAIAGSEMFNLWKPLVPAGIEGTWAPVREAGRMAWYFNDNYPWVGMLFCAPIIGLWYWCTDQYIVQRALGAPNEREARRGSIAAAFLKLLPVFIFIIPGMIAYALAKSGQSPVIQEQLIGPGGELLRTEAQKAFPLLVATVLPIGVRGIVVAGLLAALMSSLAGVFNASSTLFTMDFYSRLRPKVSQARLVWMGRIATTVMVLIGLFWIPVIRGGRGLYDYLQGVQAYLAPPIFVVFFLGVFWKRMNAKGCLSALLTGFVLGLFRLAVDTPVKLTGGFSYAEGSFFWIVNNIFFQYYSLIILLVCVAVAVAVSLATAPPVYDRISGLTYGTVTEDHRRETRSSWTRGDVFASALVLALIVAAYLYFTG, encoded by the coding sequence GCCTGGCATGTCCTCCGCAAGAGGCAGGAGACGCCCACGGACTATTTTCTGGCCGGACGCCACCTCGGCTGGCTCATCGTCGGCGCCTCGATCTTCGCCTCCAACATCGGCTCCGAGCACCTGGTCGGCCTGGCCGGATCCGGCGCCACGGACGGCGTCGCCATGGCCCACTATGAACTCCACGCCTGGTGCCTCCTCGTCCTCGGCTGGGTCATGGTTCCTTTCTATATGAGGTCCAAGGTCTTCACCATGCCGGAATTTCTGGAAAAGCGGTTCTCCCCGGCCTCGCGGACCGTCCTTTCGCTGATTTCCCTGGTCGCCTACGTCCTGACCAAGATCGCCGTCGGGATCTTCGCCGGCGGGATCGTCTTCAGCGTCCTTCTTCCCGACATCAACCTCTTCGGCCTCGACAGCTTCTGGGTCGGCTCCATCCTGGTCATCGTCTTCACCGGGATCTACACGATTCTGGGCGGGCTGCGCGCCGTCGCCTACACCGAAGCCATGCAGACCCTCGTCCTGGTCCTGGGATCGGTCCTGGTCACGATCTTCGGACTCAAGGCCCTCGGCGGCTGGGGCGAACTGCGGGCCATCGCCGGGTCCGAAATGTTCAACCTGTGGAAGCCCCTCGTTCCGGCCGGCATCGAGGGCACCTGGGCGCCCGTCCGGGAAGCCGGACGCATGGCTTGGTATTTCAACGACAACTATCCCTGGGTCGGCATGCTCTTCTGCGCGCCCATCATCGGACTGTGGTACTGGTGCACGGATCAATACATCGTGCAGCGCGCCCTCGGCGCCCCCAACGAGCGCGAAGCCCGCCGCGGCTCGATCGCCGCCGCCTTCCTCAAGCTCCTGCCCGTCTTCATCTTCATCATCCCCGGCATGATCGCCTACGCCCTGGCCAAGAGCGGACAGAGCCCGGTCATCCAGGAACAGCTCATCGGCCCCGGCGGCGAACTTCTCCGCACGGAAGCCCAGAAAGCGTTTCCGCTGCTCGTTGCGACCGTCCTGCCGATCGGTGTGCGCGGCATCGTCGTAGCCGGGCTTCTGGCCGCGCTCATGAGCTCGCTGGCCGGCGTCTTCAACGCCTCGTCCACGCTGTTCACCATGGACTTCTATTCGCGGCTGCGGCCCAAAGTCTCCCAGGCCCGGCTCGTCTGGATGGGCCGCATCGCGACGACGGTCATGGTCCTCATCGGGCTTTTCTGGATCCCGGTCATCCGCGGCGGTCGCGGCCTCTACGACTATCTTCAGGGTGTCCAGGCTTATCTTGCGCCGCCGATCTTTGTCGTCTTTTTCCTCGGCGTCTTCTGGAAGCGCATGAACGCCAAGGGCTGCCTGTCCGCGCTCCTTACCGGATTCGTGCTGGGCCTCTTCCGTCTGGCCGTCGACACGCCCGTCAAGCTGACAGGCGGCTTTTCCTATGCGGAGGGCTCTTTTTTCTGGATCGTCAACAACATCTTCTTCCAGTATTACAGCCTGATCATTCTCCTGGTCTGCGTCGCCGTGGCCGTCGCCGTGAGCCTGGCCACCGCCCCGCCCGTCTACGACCGAATCAGCGGCCTGACCTACGGAACCGTCACCGAAGACCACCGCCGGGAAACCCGGAGCAGTTGGACGCGCGGGGACGTCTTCGCCTCCGCCCTGGTTCTGGCCCTCATCGTCGCCGCCTACCTGTACTTTACGGGGTAA
- a CDS encoding sodium/proline symporter, protein MTPAAPGSQPWSIAAFLIYLVLMVVIGIVTVRFSSSGIGAFFLGGRRMKSFVVALSAVTSGRSAWLLIGMSGLAFTRGVSAVWAVVGYILMELFLFLYAGRRLRCFTGRMDDITVPDYLESRFEDRTHKLRVIAAVPILIFMTAYLAAQFTAGGKSLSASFGMTPLQGLLLTAGIVVFYSVAGGFLAVCITDMLMGLFMIFALMILPAISILHLGGFGVLLETLQAFSPRLIDPFAISAGALIGYVGIGLGSPGNPHILNRYMSIDKPENLRKTGLIGTIWNVLMSWGAIYIGLAGRALYGDVSALPGADPENIYPLLASEHLHPFLFGLTIAAVVAAIMSTASSQLLVAASTVVRDIYQRTMAEGREIAQKKLVFLSRAATLLVAVAAIVFGAFADKLVFYLVLFAWGGLGAAFGPTILLSLYWKKVTRAGAVAGVFTGTAVQIAWYLTPSFKAVIAEWVPAFFMSLAAVVAVSLATSPPAGIDRLMSCMREDE, encoded by the coding sequence ATGACTCCCGCCGCACCCGGATCCCAGCCCTGGTCCATCGCCGCCTTTTTGATCTATCTCGTCCTGATGGTCGTCATCGGCATCGTCACGGTCCGCTTCTCGTCGTCCGGGATCGGGGCCTTTTTCCTGGGCGGGCGCCGCATGAAATCCTTCGTCGTCGCCCTGTCCGCCGTGACCTCGGGCCGCTCGGCCTGGCTTCTCATCGGCATGTCGGGCCTGGCCTTCACCCGGGGCGTCTCGGCCGTCTGGGCCGTCGTCGGCTACATTCTCATGGAGCTTTTTCTTTTCCTCTACGCGGGGCGCCGCCTGCGTTGTTTCACCGGCCGGATGGACGACATCACCGTTCCCGACTATCTCGAATCGCGCTTCGAGGACAGGACGCATAAGCTCCGCGTCATCGCCGCCGTCCCCATTCTCATCTTCATGACCGCCTATCTCGCCGCCCAGTTCACGGCCGGCGGAAAATCCCTGTCGGCGAGTTTCGGCATGACCCCTCTCCAGGGCCTTCTTCTCACGGCCGGAATCGTGGTTTTCTACAGCGTCGCCGGCGGCTTCCTGGCCGTCTGCATCACCGACATGCTCATGGGCCTCTTCATGATCTTCGCCCTCATGATCCTGCCCGCAATTTCCATCCTCCATCTCGGCGGATTCGGCGTCCTCCTTGAGACCCTGCAGGCCTTCTCGCCCCGGCTCATCGACCCCTTCGCCATCTCCGCCGGGGCCCTCATCGGCTATGTCGGCATCGGTTTGGGTTCGCCGGGAAATCCCCATATCCTGAACCGCTACATGAGCATCGACAAGCCGGAAAACCTGCGGAAGACGGGGCTCATCGGAACGATCTGGAATGTCCTCATGTCCTGGGGCGCTATTTACATCGGTTTGGCCGGGCGGGCGCTCTACGGCGACGTCTCGGCCCTTCCCGGCGCCGACCCCGAAAACATCTACCCGCTTCTGGCCTCGGAACATCTTCATCCGTTTCTTTTCGGGCTGACCATCGCAGCCGTCGTCGCGGCCATCATGTCCACGGCCTCCTCTCAGCTCCTGGTGGCCGCATCGACCGTCGTCCGGGACATTTACCAGAGAACGATGGCGGAAGGTCGGGAGATCGCCCAGAAAAAACTCGTCTTCCTGAGCCGGGCGGCCACCCTTCTCGTCGCCGTCGCGGCGATTGTCTTCGGCGCCTTCGCCGACAAGCTCGTCTTCTATCTCGTGCTGTTCGCCTGGGGCGGCCTGGGTGCCGCCTTCGGTCCGACCATTCTCCTTTCCCTCTATTGGAAAAAAGTCACCCGGGCCGGCGCCGTGGCCGGCGTCTTCACGGGAACGGCCGTCCAGATCGCCTGGTACCTGACGCCGTCCTTCAAGGCCGTGATCGCCGAATGGGTCCCGGCCTTCTTCATGTCCCTGGCCGCCGTCGTCGCCGTCAGTCTGGCCACCTCTCCCCCGGCCGGAATCGACCGCCTGATGTCCTGCATGCGCGAGGACGAGTGA
- a CDS encoding zinc ribbon domain-containing protein, producing MFIFIAGLQPRTRDLDSPPRTCPACNRPALRLRRTDQYFSIFFIPLFRVKRGEPFAACGGCGAEFASGEPLLGEKSSGTSRCRSCGRRVEPDFRFCPYCGSSI from the coding sequence ATGTTCATCTTCATCGCCGGGCTTCAGCCGCGGACACGGGATCTCGACAGCCCGCCCCGAACCTGTCCGGCCTGCAATCGGCCTGCGCTGCGGCTGCGGCGGACGGACCAATACTTCAGCATTTTTTTCATCCCGCTTTTCCGGGTGAAACGCGGTGAACCCTTTGCGGCCTGCGGCGGCTGCGGCGCCGAGTTTGCGTCGGGCGAACCCCTGCTCGGAGAGAAAAGCTCCGGGACAAGCCGCTGCCGGAGCTGCGGCCGGAGAGTCGAGCCGGATTTCCGATTTTGCCCTTACTGCGGATCTTCGATATGA
- a CDS encoding ATP-dependent 6-phosphofructokinase, translating to MKHLGILTRDCAGINAAIRAVVRTAVHRNVEIVGIMRGYEGLIDGEFLPMDRRSVSNIISRGGTILKTARSERFRTEEGRAAAAAQLKKNGIDGLIVVGGNGTLSGAGLLAREHGFAVVGVPATIDNDIPGVDPSLGADTAINVAMDALDKIRDTATSLERIFIVEVMGRACGYLAMQVALAGGCEEVLLPERETDMALICREIRDGHAQGKISWIIIVAEGRASAGDVAEEVSRMTGLETRIAVLGHIQRGGRPTAFDRVMASRLGSFAVETLLDGKAGLYVRRHEGRLETLPLEAAAGPKRLDADDDYRLLRLLT from the coding sequence ATGAAACACCTCGGAATCCTGACCCGGGATTGCGCCGGGATCAACGCCGCGATCCGGGCCGTCGTCCGGACGGCCGTCCACCGGAACGTCGAAATCGTGGGCATCATGAGGGGGTACGAGGGCCTGATCGACGGCGAGTTCCTGCCCATGGATCGAAGATCGGTCTCCAATATCATCTCCAGGGGCGGGACAATCCTGAAAACAGCCCGGTCGGAGCGCTTCCGCACGGAAGAAGGCCGGGCGGCGGCCGCGGCCCAACTGAAGAAAAACGGAATCGACGGCCTGATCGTCGTGGGCGGAAACGGCACGCTGTCCGGCGCCGGCTTGCTGGCCCGCGAGCACGGCTTCGCCGTCGTCGGCGTCCCGGCCACGATCGACAACGACATTCCGGGCGTCGATCCGTCTCTGGGCGCCGATACGGCGATCAACGTGGCCATGGACGCGCTCGACAAGATCCGCGACACGGCGACAAGCCTGGAGCGGATTTTCATCGTCGAGGTCATGGGCCGTGCCTGCGGCTACCTGGCCATGCAGGTGGCTCTTGCAGGCGGCTGCGAGGAAGTCCTTCTTCCCGAACGCGAGACGGACATGGCCTTGATCTGCCGCGAGATCCGGGACGGACACGCCCAGGGAAAGATCAGCTGGATCATCATCGTTGCCGAAGGCCGGGCCTCGGCCGGCGATGTCGCCGAGGAAGTCTCCCGGATGACGGGGCTTGAAACCCGGATCGCCGTTCTCGGCCACATCCAGCGCGGCGGACGGCCGACGGCCTTCGACCGGGTCATGGCCTCGCGGCTGGGAAGTTTCGCCGTCGAAACGCTTCTCGACGGAAAAGCGGGCCTTTACGTCCGCCGGCACGAAGGCCGGCTCGAAACGCTGCCGCTCGAAGCCGCCGCCGGACCCAAGCGCCTCGACGCCGACGACGACTATCGCCTTCTCCGGCTCCTGACCTGA
- a CDS encoding pyridoxal phosphate-dependent aminotransferase family protein, whose translation MDLFSKFDTDGGYFGPFRLRKDKYFTRPVLDPLPGPQMTFEGKPVIQWSINNYMGLAENEEIKAAAVEAVKTYGTSAPMGSRMMTGNTERHQELERRLADFKGKEAAIVFNSGFLGVTGTIQALADPDDIVLMDKMSHASMIDGTLLSRGQYRVFKHNDMDNLEYHLKSINKNGRKGGVLIITEGVFGMEGDLGDLPAVCDLKDKYNARLFVDDAHGFGVMGEGGQGTAFHFGVQDRVDVLFGTFSKAFAAIGGVTASSRKLVDWIQFNARTQIFTKSLPMVYVEVIMKTLELIRDDREGRRRKMWENAARLKDGLRALGYTVGNSQAPITPVYVPAGDIPTGESIVRGLRDQGIFITGLIHPVVPRGILLFRMIPTASHTDEQIQVTLDAFKKVRDDLKLKLDPPAILRRKS comes from the coding sequence ATGGATCTTTTCAGCAAATTTGACACCGACGGCGGCTATTTCGGCCCATTTCGGCTCCGCAAGGACAAATATTTCACGCGGCCCGTCCTCGATCCCCTGCCCGGTCCCCAAATGACCTTCGAGGGGAAACCCGTTATCCAGTGGTCCATCAACAACTACATGGGTCTCGCGGAAAACGAAGAGATCAAGGCCGCCGCCGTGGAGGCCGTCAAAACCTACGGCACAAGCGCCCCCATGGGATCACGCATGATGACCGGAAACACCGAACGCCACCAGGAACTCGAACGCCGCTTGGCCGACTTCAAGGGTAAGGAAGCGGCCATCGTGTTCAATTCGGGCTTCCTGGGCGTCACCGGAACCATTCAGGCCCTGGCCGACCCGGACGACATCGTCCTGATGGACAAAATGTCGCATGCCTCCATGATCGACGGCACGCTCCTCTCCCGAGGCCAATACCGGGTGTTCAAGCACAACGACATGGACAACCTGGAATATCATCTGAAGAGCATCAACAAGAACGGGCGCAAAGGCGGCGTCCTGATCATCACCGAAGGCGTCTTCGGGATGGAGGGCGACCTGGGCGATCTGCCGGCCGTCTGCGACCTCAAGGACAAGTACAACGCCCGCCTTTTCGTCGATGACGCCCACGGGTTCGGCGTCATGGGCGAGGGGGGACAGGGCACGGCTTTCCATTTCGGCGTCCAGGACCGGGTCGACGTTCTTTTCGGGACTTTTTCCAAGGCCTTCGCCGCAATCGGCGGCGTCACTGCGTCGAGCCGAAAGCTCGTGGACTGGATCCAGTTCAACGCCCGAACCCAGATCTTCACGAAAAGCCTGCCCATGGTTTACGTCGAGGTCATCATGAAGACCCTGGAACTCATCCGCGATGACCGCGAAGGACGGCGGCGGAAAATGTGGGAAAACGCCGCCAGGCTCAAGGATGGGTTGCGGGCGCTGGGCTACACCGTCGGGAACAGTCAGGCCCCCATCACTCCGGTTTACGTTCCGGCGGGCGATATCCCGACGGGGGAAAGCATCGTCCGGGGCCTGCGTGACCAGGGCATCTTCATCACCGGCCTCATCCACCCCGTCGTGCCCCGGGGCATCCTGCTGTTCCGGATGATTCCCACCGCGTCCCATACCGACGAACAGATTCAAGTCACGCTCGACGCCTTCAAAAAAGTGCGCGACGATCTCAAGCTCAAACTGGACCCGCCGGCGATCCTGAGGCGGAAGTCATGA
- a CDS encoding SDR family NAD(P)-dependent oxidoreductase gives MKEKVLITGASRGIGLAAARLLSNQGYEVTGTSRRPEALSPVPPGIRWIALDLNRPESIEDCLRQAGPVDILINNAGESRLAPAEFDPTDKVRELFQTHLFGPMRLIQGVLPAMRENRRGFIMNIGSLAGVFPVPFQSAYSAAKAALAVYTQSLRNEVTKLGVRVVLLSPNDIRTTIEPEVVTGPAADYHDALGRMQEVRAARMAKAADPEIAARRIAAILRKKRPAPAYSVGGGAPLMVFARRLVPDRLAERLVRGTYKI, from the coding sequence ATGAAAGAAAAAGTCCTGATAACCGGCGCCTCCCGGGGGATAGGCCTGGCCGCGGCCCGCCTGCTTTCGAACCAGGGATACGAGGTTACGGGGACAAGCCGCCGCCCGGAGGCGCTCTCGCCCGTTCCGCCGGGCATCCGCTGGATCGCCCTCGATCTCAACCGGCCCGAATCCATCGAAGACTGTCTGCGGCAGGCCGGGCCGGTGGACATCCTGATCAACAACGCCGGAGAAAGCCGCCTCGCTCCGGCCGAATTCGATCCGACGGACAAGGTCCGGGAGCTGTTTCAGACCCACCTTTTCGGTCCCATGCGGCTCATCCAGGGCGTGCTGCCCGCCATGAGGGAAAACCGGCGGGGGTTCATCATGAACATCGGCTCGCTGGCCGGCGTTTTTCCCGTGCCCTTTCAATCGGCCTACAGCGCGGCCAAGGCGGCCCTGGCCGTCTACACCCAGTCCCTGAGAAACGAGGTCACAAAGCTCGGCGTGCGCGTTGTCCTGCTCAGCCCCAACGACATCCGGACCACCATCGAACCCGAGGTTGTCACGGGTCCGGCCGCCGACTATCACGACGCGCTGGGACGCATGCAGGAGGTGCGGGCCGCCCGGATGGCCAAGGCCGCCGATCCGGAAATCGCGGCCCGCCGGATTGCCGCCATACTCCGGAAAAAGCGGCCCGCGCCCGCCTATTCCGTGGGCGGAGGAGCCCCGCTCATGGTCTTCGCCCGGCGTCTTGTTCCCGACCGCCTGGCCGAACGCCTGGTCCGGGGAACCTACAAGATATGA
- a CDS encoding exopolysaccharide biosynthesis protein, translating into MPHVPASDLLLDLRNREGGDKLTVGEIADATGGRIPGLVFVVLGLPETIPMVGFSAILAAPIFLAALGLALRGQAGPLPRWLRRKKIKRALFRRAVDRGLPWIRRLERVAKPRWPGPAAAHRLHGLVGMLLAIVLAVPIPGLNIVAAFGTVGLGIGIIQRDGKLIAWAVVAAIVASVGMAAVLSGLWAILRSGFSG; encoded by the coding sequence ATGCCTCACGTTCCGGCGTCCGACCTTCTTCTCGATCTTCGAAACCGGGAGGGGGGCGACAAACTGACCGTCGGGGAGATCGCCGACGCGACGGGCGGCCGCATCCCGGGTCTCGTCTTTGTCGTTCTGGGTCTGCCGGAGACCATCCCCATGGTCGGGTTTTCCGCCATTTTGGCCGCGCCGATTTTTCTGGCCGCCCTGGGGCTGGCTCTCAGAGGACAGGCCGGCCCGCTGCCCCGGTGGCTCAGACGGAAAAAAATCAAGCGCGCCCTGTTCCGGCGGGCCGTCGACCGCGGTCTCCCCTGGATCCGGAGACTCGAACGGGTGGCCAAGCCCCGCTGGCCCGGCCCGGCGGCCGCCCACAGGCTGCACGGTCTGGTCGGCATGCTGCTGGCCATCGTCCTGGCCGTTCCCATTCCCGGCCTCAACATCGTCGCGGCCTTCGGCACGGTCGGCCTCGGCATCGGCATCATCCAGCGGGACGGAAAACTCATTGCCTGGGCCGTCGTCGCCGCAATTGTCGCATCGGTCGGAATGGCGGCCGTTCTAAGCGGCCTCTGGGCCATCCTCCGCAGCGGCTTCTCCGGATAG
- a CDS encoding ABC transporter ATP-binding protein, giving the protein MREDMILEARGLARRFGRVAAVTSADLEVRAGGITALLGENGAGKTTTLRMLLGFLRPQAGSFSCRAGRIGYVPDAPVVFSWARGWDLLELTARRHGLSDRRLLAAAESLCGRLAFDPGLLKRRVMTYSTGNRKKFAYLQSLVFSPDLLVADEPFSGLDPVSVVRLREILITLRKEGASVFLSSHILSEMEKICDAVIILRRGRTVFQADFRRFREGHVFVRAKAGRAVAAFPPGSIFLSRDRGEAVDIILRKSAWDDYLSRDGTGRDGFTPEPLDLEKLFLFFAD; this is encoded by the coding sequence ATGAGAGAAGACATGATCCTCGAAGCCCGGGGTCTGGCTCGGCGTTTCGGCCGTGTCGCGGCGGTCACATCGGCCGACCTCGAGGTCCGGGCGGGCGGCATCACGGCCCTGCTGGGCGAAAACGGGGCCGGCAAGACGACGACCCTCCGCATGCTTCTCGGCTTCCTCCGGCCGCAGGCCGGGAGCTTTTCCTGCCGGGCCGGACGGATCGGCTATGTCCCGGATGCGCCCGTCGTCTTTTCCTGGGCCCGAGGCTGGGACCTTCTCGAATTGACCGCCCGGCGCCACGGCCTTTCCGATCGGCGGCTTCTTGCCGCCGCCGAGTCCCTGTGCGGCCGCCTCGCGTTCGATCCCGGACTCCTGAAAAGACGGGTCATGACCTATTCGACGGGGAACCGGAAAAAATTCGCCTATCTCCAGAGCCTGGTTTTTTCCCCCGATCTTCTCGTGGCCGACGAGCCCTTCTCCGGACTGGATCCGGTATCGGTCGTCCGTCTTCGCGAGATCTTAATAACCCTAAGGAAAGAAGGCGCGTCGGTCTTTCTGAGTTCGCACATTCTCTCGGAAATGGAGAAAATCTGCGATGCCGTCATCATATTGCGCAGAGGGAGGACGGTTTTTCAGGCGGATTTCAGACGGTTCCGCGAGGGCCATGTTTTTGTCCGCGCCAAGGCCGGCCGGGCCGTCGCCGCTTTCCCCCCGGGTTCGATCTTCCTTTCGAGAGACAGGGGAGAGGCCGTCGACATCATTCTCAGAAAATCGGCCTGGGACGACTACCTCTCCCGCGACGGAACGGGGAGAGACGGGTTCACTCCGGAACCCCTGGACCTGGAAAAACTCTTCCTTTTTTTCGCGGATTGA
- a CDS encoding redoxin domain-containing protein has translation MRTMASAISSTVMVGLAVGLVCGAEAPPVFPENDRIFSDLESILPSSGPVLLVFFSIECAVCWDDLFEMSYFCAKNDLDIPVAGIAAAGGEALHDFLGKFGSRLPVVADPRRRIFRRYNVLMDPFKIVLVDGRVVYRDDPYRSFFERREAAKQCLKTIASR, from the coding sequence ATGAGAACCATGGCTTCGGCGATTTCTTCAACGGTCATGGTGGGCCTTGCGGTGGGGCTTGTTTGCGGGGCGGAGGCGCCGCCTGTTTTTCCGGAAAACGATCGCATTTTTTCCGACCTCGAATCGATTCTGCCTTCTTCGGGTCCCGTGCTTCTGGTTTTCTTTTCCATCGAATGCGCCGTCTGCTGGGACGATCTTTTCGAGATGAGCTATTTTTGCGCGAAAAACGATCTCGACATCCCCGTAGCCGGCATCGCGGCGGCCGGCGGAGAGGCCCTGCACGATTTTCTGGGTAAATTCGGGTCCCGGCTTCCCGTGGTCGCCGACCCCCGGCGCAGGATTTTCCGGCGTTACAACGTACTCATGGATCCTTTCAAGATCGTTCTCGTGGACGGGCGCGTCGTTTACCGGGATGATCCCTACCGGTCGTTTTTCGAAAGACGCGAGGCGGCGAAACAGTGCCTGAAAACCATCGCTTCGCGCTAG